The Psychrilyobacter piezotolerans genome has a segment encoding these proteins:
- a CDS encoding pyrimidine/purine nucleoside phosphorylase, protein MFNTNEYFDGKVKSISFENSEGPATIGVMAPGEYKFGTSKKEYMTVTSGKMTVKLPGNENWEEVEAGNTFEVEADSSFLVKVEDEISYLCLYR, encoded by the coding sequence ATGTTTAATACAAATGAATATTTTGATGGGAAGGTAAAATCTATTAGTTTTGAAAATAGTGAAGGACCGGCAACAATAGGAGTTATGGCTCCTGGAGAATATAAGTTTGGAACTTCTAAGAAGGAATATATGACCGTAACTAGCGGTAAGATGACGGTAAAGTTACCTGGAAATGAAAACTGGGAGGAAGTGGAAGCAGGAAATACCTTTGAAGTGGAGGCAGATAGTTCATTTTTAGTAAAAGTAGAGGATGAAATTTCCTACCTTTGTCTATACAGATAA
- a CDS encoding aminopeptidase P family protein — protein MLNDKLLKLRDEMSKNGIDAYIIPSSDAHQSEYVAEYFKGRRWISNFTGSAGTAVITSDSAGLWTDGRYFIQAEKELEGSGFDLFKMAEEGVPTYPEWLKSVVKKDGIIGFDGKVISVSAYNELKKGFDEDNFKIQYDLLESIWDDRPSFPKENIFVHDLSYAGKSTSEKIDIIRGIYHSHGADSYILSSLDDIAWTFNLRGSDVLNNTTFYAYALIEDDKTTLFIDRDKLDEETKLYLKENNIVLKSYDEITADLSNLKNKNIYLSPERTSIYIESLLQNNKIIHDKEITAYLKAVKNEVEIQNSRECYLNDSIALLKGFKHIEENFKETPITELDVEDIIKNERSKIDGFKGISFDTIAGYKDHAALMHFKANEKNTYTLDSRDFLLVDSGGQYLNGTTDITRTFSLGEITPEQKKDFTLVLKSVINLSRAKFLKGTTGYKLDMLARYPLWLEGIDYKCGTGHGVGFFLNIHEGPQGFSVRKSHDLPLEVGMNLTIEPGVYKEGRHGIRTENTVIVKEAFTNESGTFYEFETISFFPIDINSIDPSLLNSDELEWINTYHAATFNKLSPYLNIDEVNWLKEKTKQI, from the coding sequence ATGTTAAACGATAAACTTTTAAAACTTAGAGATGAAATGAGTAAAAATGGGATAGATGCTTATATTATTCCCAGTTCAGATGCACACCAGAGTGAATATGTAGCAGAATATTTTAAAGGCAGGAGATGGATAAGCAACTTTACAGGCAGTGCCGGGACTGCAGTTATCACCTCTGATTCTGCCGGCCTTTGGACAGACGGCCGATACTTTATACAGGCTGAAAAAGAACTTGAAGGAAGCGGCTTTGATCTTTTTAAAATGGCTGAAGAGGGAGTACCTACCTACCCTGAATGGTTGAAAAGTGTTGTCAAAAAAGATGGTATTATTGGATTTGACGGAAAGGTCATCTCTGTTTCTGCCTACAATGAATTAAAAAAAGGATTTGATGAAGATAACTTTAAAATTCAGTATGATCTGTTGGAATCTATCTGGGATGACAGACCTAGTTTCCCAAAGGAAAATATCTTTGTTCACGACCTCTCCTATGCCGGAAAATCCACCTCTGAAAAAATTGATATTATCCGTGGAATCTATCACTCCCATGGGGCTGACAGCTATATCCTCAGTTCTTTAGATGATATTGCATGGACTTTTAACCTGAGAGGAAGTGATGTATTAAACAATACTACCTTCTATGCATATGCACTTATTGAGGATGACAAGACTACTCTATTTATAGACAGGGATAAGCTGGATGAAGAAACCAAATTATACCTTAAAGAAAACAATATAGTTTTAAAATCCTATGATGAGATTACTGCTGACCTGTCTAATTTAAAAAATAAGAATATCTATCTCAGTCCGGAAAGAACAAGTATTTATATAGAGTCACTGCTTCAAAACAATAAAATTATCCATGATAAAGAGATAACTGCCTATTTAAAAGCTGTTAAAAATGAGGTAGAGATACAAAATTCAAGGGAATGTTATTTAAATGACTCCATAGCTCTCCTAAAAGGGTTTAAACATATTGAAGAAAATTTTAAAGAAACTCCTATCACCGAACTGGATGTGGAAGATATTATCAAAAATGAAAGATCAAAGATCGATGGATTTAAGGGTATAAGTTTTGATACCATTGCCGGGTACAAAGATCATGCAGCCCTTATGCATTTTAAGGCCAATGAAAAAAATACATATACCCTGGATTCTCGTGATTTTTTACTGGTTGATTCAGGGGGGCAGTACCTCAACGGGACTACCGATATCACCAGAACATTTTCATTGGGAGAGATCACACCTGAGCAGAAAAAAGACTTTACTCTGGTATTAAAGAGTGTAATTAATCTCAGCAGGGCTAAATTTTTAAAGGGGACTACCGGTTATAAATTGGATATGCTGGCCAGATACCCGCTATGGTTAGAAGGAATAGATTATAAGTGTGGAACCGGCCATGGAGTTGGATTTTTTCTGAATATTCACGAAGGTCCCCAAGGTTTTTCTGTGAGAAAAAGTCATGACCTTCCTTTAGAGGTCGGTATGAACTTAACTATCGAACCTGGTGTTTATAAGGAAGGAAGACATGGTATCCGTACTGAAAACACCGTTATAGTAAAAGAAGCTTTTACCAATGAAAGCGGGACTTTTTATGAATTTGAAACTATATCTTTCTTCCCCATTGATATAAATTCTATCGATCCATCTCTATTGAATAGTGATGAATTAGAGTGGATCAATACCTACCATGCTGCTACCTTTAATAAATTGTCTCCATATTTAAATATAGATGAGGTCAACTGGTTAAAAGAAAAAACTAAACAAATATAA